One window from the genome of Rhizoctonia solani chromosome 15, complete sequence encodes:
- a CDS encoding Transposase family Tnp2 protein, with product MGLSTTGTLVKPSSSLVYTLNLYYVLKYNDIISLNTLVRLQHSAFAVIICEGWARCRKMGLVILDARLHWRQAAHEQDVALGFWPSTSVSADPVPPSLNASTLEDDLDIDLEPPPPQNHHDDDDTTLPTWGLPNHEAFDYGALNQESFQSDLELDDNSDFGVETAPQTPIYDPEMDWASDLGYTSGEAADIETDTDSHPELDDLLPISPANSRAASPTVGLNIGQIGNNLEDEAPQVPLTPDAPDLELNEETAQEPNIDTPMDRSELPDGLRVFKELLLKFSSDGNLTVTAAEAFLKTINMCLEKGLLQCGSESNPAHRLPMTLETLQQHAGDPPDIMNVYAKTIRHRGSRKVTYCYTPILRYAFGSVKRQLKSILKRPGILEAINKHREYLRREGKPDNVLEDIQDGELWRNFQKGDTKFFENPHNIGLILMCDGFSPATRQGAASYSMGAISINRPENKILVGVTPGPHEPNVNTINNFLKPMVSELLELWKEGMSITHPDGTLEVVFAALVACACNTPATRKVGGFPGTGAQYPCTACWCLHKEFDRYNKKFPRRSRKEHKCASKAYKLLPNKTQKENFISADFQKDKPGGYRYSVLLRLPYWDPSTMVIVDPMHCLFLGLVDFQFHKIWVEMDHLQQGKELKELQNMIDLASTIQPRHCGQPPVGIGTSSAGSLTSDPLQSLATIDLPIAIPILWDKVDISSVEQQTHKAWAKLKEAEEKKKAKLRKGDKVTCNAAKAQQQALTNTNPTTRPKKQQRTT from the exons ATGGGCCTGTCGACGACTGGGACTCTAGTAAAACCCTCGTCCAGTCTCGTGTATACGTTAAATCTGTACTACGTGCTCAAATACAACGATATCATCTCCCTCAACACACTGGTTCGCTTACAACACTCTGCATTTGCGGTGATAATTTGTGAAGGATGGGCCCGGTGTCG GAAAATGGGCCTTGTGATCCTCGATGCACG TTTGCATTGGCGGCAGGCGGCGCACGAACAAGACGTAGCTCTTGGCTTCTGGCCTAGCACTTCTGTATCAGCGGATCCGGTGCCTCCTTCTCTCAATGCCTCAACTCTGGAAGATGATCTGGATATTGACCTCGAACCGCCGCCACCTCAAAACCATCACGACGACGATGATACAACTCTGCCAACCTGGGGTCTGCCTAATCACGAAGCGTTCGACTATGGCGCGTTGAATCAAGAATCCTTCCAGAGTGACCTAGAGCTTGACGATAACAGTGACTTCGGAGTTGAGACTGCCCCCCAGACCCCAATATACGATCCTGAAATGGATTGGGCTTCTGACTTGGGCTACACGTCTGGTGAAGCAGCCGATATCGAGACAGACACGGATTCGCACCCGGAACTTGATGACCTGCTCCCTATATCTCCAGCAAACTCTCGAGCGGCCTCGCCCACCGTTGGGCTGAATATAGGTCAGATAGGAAACAATCTTGAAGACGAGGCGCCTCAG GTCCCGCTTACCCCTGACGCTCCAGATTTGGAGTTGAATGAAGAAACAGCACAAGAGCCCAACATTGACACTCCGATGGATCGCAGCGAGTTACCTGATGGGCTGCGTGTATTCAAAGAGCTGTTACTCAAATTTTCGAGCGACGGTAACCTAACAGTTACGGCTGCAGAAGCTTTCCTGAAAACGATCAATATGTGTCTGGAGAAAGGCCTATTACAATGTGGCTCTGAGTCGAACCCAG CGCATCGACTACCAATGACGTTGGAGACACTACAGCAACATGCCGGCGATCCTCCCGACATTATGAATGTCTACGCT AAGACAATTCGGCACCGTGGTTCACGTAAAGTCACCTATTGCTACACGCCAATCCTACGATATGCATTTGGCTCTGTGAAGCGTCAGTTGAAGTCAATACTCAAACGTCCTGGAATCTTGGAAGCTATCAATAAGCACCGGGAATACCTTAGGAGAGAAGGCAAACCAGACAACGTACTCGAAGATATTCAAGATGGTGAGCTCTGGCGGAACTTTCAGAAAGGTGATACCAAGTTTTTCGAAAACCCTCACAACATCGGGCTCATTTTGATGTGCGACGG CTTCTCACCTGCTACACGGCAGGGTGCCGCGTCGTACTCCATGGGTGCTATCAGCAT AAACCGGCCGGAAAACAAAATTCTTGTTGGGGTAACACCTGGCCCACATGAGCCAAATGTCAACACAATAAATAACTTCTTGAAGCCAATGGTTTCTGAGTTACTTGAACTCTGGAAGGAGGGTATGTCTATAACTCATCCTG ACGGAACACTGGAAGTGGTCTTTGCTGCTCTAGTTGCATGTGCTTGCAATACGCCTGCCACACGGAAGGTTGGTGGGTTTCCTGGCACAGGTGCTCAATATCCATGTACTGCGTGCTGGTGCTTGCATAAGGAGTTTGATAGATACAACAAAA AGTTTCCACGTAGATCCAGAAAGGAGCATAAATGCGCATCCAAGGCATACAAACTGCTGCCTAATAAAACGCAGAAAGAAAACTTCATATCTGCAGATTTCCAGAAGGACAAGCCTGGTGGCTACCGGTACAGTGTGTTGCTACGCTTACCATACTGGGATCCTTCCACTATGGTTATAGTTGACCCTATGCACTGTTTATTCCTGG GCCTTGTAGATTTTCAGTTTCATAAGATATGGGTGGAAATGGATCACTTACAACAAGGAAAAGAGTTAAAGGAGCTTCAGAACATGATTGATTTGGCAAGT ACAATACAACCCAGACACTGTGGGCAACCGCCAGTTGGTATTGGAACAAGTTCAGCTGGATCCTTGACTTCCGATCCTCTCCAAAGTCTGGCAACAATTGACCTTCCAATAGCA ATTCCTATTCTATGGGATAAAGTTGATATCAGCAGTGTAGAGCAGCAAACACACAAGGCATGGGCAAAACTCAAAGAAGCAGAGGAAAAGAAGAAAGCCAAGCTGAGAAAAGGTGACAAAGTGACTTGTAACGCTGCAAAAGCCCAGCAGCAGGCCTTAACAAACACCAATCCAACTACACGCCCTAAAAAACAACAACGTACCACTTGA
- a CDS encoding Retrotransposon gag protein codes for MATCSRTASQAQSLFDQGYLEPALPPTTSVEYGKVSLEQVTQLLLGLLSQVERLKQEIAKIKEAGIETWTTVKNISQTVDVVKDGLKSLQLQGPCTPKGPQPKAVEETPCPLAKAKPIGLVSGAPFWSEAPKVLPSLAQPTPQRAAPPQVPSPPPSLRLQSPIGTAAPPPPAPVAAYPAPVKVDHPNAYTGKIGSKAKQWLTQMLAWTRLNLRMFPTDQEVLSFLLMNMKDSARAWAHPHLDQLGSHRAIIQTVEGFKLEFLAAFGNPDATRAAEQKITTLTQSSTCADYITKFRTLAMELDWNDAALKELQNAALVIDNALQEERASHPPRDSKSSKSSNPARGTSTSQPTTGSRKLSNNPNFVLEEEQNRRRAAGACIKCGKMGHKFAECCTGWKATPIEDKGKAKETAKTGKDSKYQLGKE; via the exons atggctaCCTGCTCCAGGACAGCCTCTCAAGCCCAATCCCTGTTTGATCAAGGATACCTGGAACCCGCACTTCCGCCAACCACCTCTGTTGAATATGGCAAGGTATCCCTTGAACAAGTCACGcaactcctccttggcctcctcagcCAAGTTGAACGCCTCAAGCAAGAGATTgccaaaatcaaggaagcaggaaTTGAGACCTGGACAACTGTCAAAAATATATCCCAAactgttgatgttgtcaaggatgggcttaagTCCCTTCAACTCCAGGGCCCCTGCACACCCAAAGGACCCCAACCCAAAGctgtggaagaaacgccatGCCCCTTAgcaaaagccaagcctattggattggttaGTGGGGCCCCCTTCTGGTCAGAAGCACCCAAGGTCCTCCCCAGCCTTGCCCAACCAACCCCACAAAGAGCTgctcccccgcaagtcccatctccccctccatctctgcgtctccaatccccaattgggacagctgcccctccacctccggctccagttgccgcctatcctgctccggtcaaggttgaccaccccaacgcctacacaggcaaaatagggagcaaagccaaacaatggctgacccagatgttggcctggacccgcctcaaCTTGCGGATGTTCCCTACTGATCAAGAGGTCctctccttcctcttgatgaacatgaaggactccgccagggcctgggcccacccacaccttgaccagcttggatcacaccgagccatcatccaaaccgTTGAGGGATTCAAGTTGGAAttcttggcagcatttggcaaccctgacgccacaagggctgcTGAGCAGAAGatcaccaccctcacccagtccagcacatgcgcggactatatcacaaagttcagaaccctagcCATGGAACTAGACTGGAATGACGCGGCCCTCAAAG agctgcagaatgcagcacttgtcattgataATGCTCTTCAAGAAGAGCGcgctagccacccaccaagggacaGTAAGTCTAGCAAATCAtctaaccccgcaagggggacaagtaccagcCAGCCAACCACCGGTTCAAGAaagctctccaacaaccccaactttgtattggaggaagagcaaaaccgccgccgcgccgccgGCGCCTGTATCAAGTGCGgaaaaatgggccacaagtttgcagaatgttgcacaggctggaaagccacccctattgaagacaaggggaaggctaaggaaactgccaaaacgggcaaagactccaagtaccaattgggaaaagagtaa
- a CDS encoding WD40 repeat-like protein — MNQPVGTEMTNSMRRTHEVLKEEINKVTSRQSMTKRRRLIGAIQEANEIEECYRRINSHLQRLSLNVNINILKAANKQAMELRLKNMSPAMSAVFDSTASHNVKRGSCAPGTRVTQIDLLLKWAQSPEVGRTCWMNGMAGTGKTTIAYSVCERLKDSCQLGASFFCSRTIPECRQVKHIIPSIAYQLARFSFPFHEVLDKILDTDPDIYGLTLKTQYEKLIVGPLLKSYSTLPTSFIVVIDALDECENQESVGQILDLLLSTEYTLPVRYIVSSRPEKEITQRMEKRGDANDDPRLVLYELDVNSAGPDIGLYMQHELQGVPLTKDEISQIVQRCGSFFIYASTACGYIKQAHEINDLEEALGVLMDSTLIPMEQDDKNVIDHLYTTILATAFRKSGMIQKSKEKMRDILETVICAIEPMTLNTIGQMLGLKNAEQVDRLLKPLRSVLNVGKENKLVTPLHASFPDFMLSKDRSKDLCCERRRRHAAMTKACLELISKAEPQFNICGLPSSHLLDSEVHDLDARTSKSISKGLAYACRHWPTHLGFAEHSDEFVGWVRDFFSSRLLLWMVIMNLTKQIRYGTTMIQKVEKWCSEHKAPEDMTKLVHDASQFVSVYGNHPVSQSTPHIYVSMLPFWPPSRPVSTTYMPRTIGVIEPKGTAMARRRLALIATWKVSTEWIQWIGLSANGTRLAAPTENGIEVYDTSTGKSISSLTFERTRGVHSVAISPDGTHVAFAKYRAAYIWNVGNQEMTANLFPNLTSSIKCIAFSTDGYHIACGTRNGEVHIHALHDGTTSLSPLKGHTKEVRLIAFSPDGLHLASASGDHTVRVWNV, encoded by the exons ATGAATCAACCAGTAGGCACTGAAATGACCAACAGCATGAGACGAACTCATGA GGTCCTGAAGGAGGAGATCAACAAGGTCACTAGCCGCCAATCGATGACGAAAAGAAGACGTCTGATCGGTGCAATCCAAGAGGCAAACGAGATAGAGGAGTGCTACCGTCGAATCAATAGTCATCTTCAACGCTTATCA CTCAACGTAAACATCAATATCCTCAAGGCGGCAAATAAGCAAGCCATG GAGCTACGATTAAAAAACATGTCGCCCGCCATGTCGGCAGTCTTCGATTCTACAGCTTCTCATAATGTCAAGCGAGGATCATGCGCACCTGGCACCCGGGTTACACAAATAGACCTATTGCTCAAGTGGGCTCAGAGCCCGGAGGTCGGCAGAACATGTTGGATGAATGGCATGGCAGGCACAGGGAAAACAACCATCGCATACAGCGTCTGCGAGAGACTTAAGGACAGCTGCCAGCTTGGAGCCAGCTTCTTCTGCTCACGAACAATCCCAGAGTGTCGGCAGGTTAAACACATCATACCATCCATCGCGTATCAACTCGCTCGGTTTTCCTTTCCATTCCATGAAGTACTCGATAAAATACTCGACACGGACCCGGATATATATGGGCTAACGTTGAAGACCCAGTACGAGAAGCTGATCGTTGGACCTCTATTGAAATCTTACAGCACTTTGCCCACAAGCTTTATCGTCGTGATCGATGCTTTGGACGAATGCGAGAATCAGGAAAGCGTCGGCCAGATCCTTGACTTGCTCTTATCGACCGAATACACCTTGCCTGTGAGGTACATTGTCTCGAGCCGACCGGAGAAGGAGATTACTCAACGCATGGAGAAACGCGGCGATGCAAACGACGACCCACGGCTGGTGCTGTATGAGTTAGATGTCAATTCCGCCGGCCCAGATATTGGCTTGTATATGCAGCATGAGCTGCAAGGCGTTCCGCTCACCAAGGATGAAATCTCACAGATAGTCCAACGCTGCGGGTCGTTCTTTATCTATGCTTCTACCGCCTGCGGATACATCAAACAAGCGCACGAAATCAACGACCTTGAAGAGGCCTTGGGCGTACTCATGGACTCGACTTTGATCCCGATGGAGCAAGACGATAAGAACGTGATCGACCACTTGTATACGACCATACTAGCTACAGCCTTCCGCAAGTCGGGAATGATCCAGAAAAGCAAAGAAAAAATGCGGGACATACTCGAAACAGTGATATGCGCCATAGAGCCCATGACACTCAATACAATTGGCCAGATGCTAGGCCTGAAGAACGCAGAGCAAGTGGATCGGCTACTCAAGCCCTTACGATCGGTGCTTAACGTCGGaaaagaaaacaagctgGTCACACCCCTTCACGCGTCGTTTCCGGACTTCATGCTGTCCAAGGACCGGTCAAAAGATCTGTGCTGCGAACGTAGAAGGCGACACGCCGCAATGACAAAAGCATGTCTTGAGCTGATCAGCAAGGCCGAGCCGCAGTTCAACATATGTGGCTTGCCATCGTCACACCTTTTAGATAGCGAGGTACATGACCTGGATGCTCGAACCAGCAAGTCAATCTCTAAAGGCCTGGCATACGCCTGTCGACACTGGCCCACCCACCTTGGGTTTGCGGAGCACAGCGATGAATTCGTTGGATGGGTACGCGACTTCTTTTCGTCAAGACTACTGCTCTGGATGGTGATCATGAACCTGACGAAACAAATACGCTATGGGACAACAATGATCCAGAAAGTAGAGAAGTGGTGCAGC GAACACAAAGCCCCTGAGGATATGACAAAACTAGTGCACGACGCGTCACAGTTTGTGTCTGTGTATGGGAATCATCCTGTATCCCAAAGTACTCCTCACATCTACGTATCTATGCTTCCATTCTGGCCACCCTCCAGACCCGTTTCTACGACGTACATGCCAAGGACAATTGGGGTAATCGAACCGAAAGGGACAGCGATGGCACGAAGGCGACTGGCGCTTATTGCCACGTGGAAGGTCTCGACTGAATGGATTCAGTGGATCGGTCTTTCGGCTAATGGAACACGACTGGCAGCACCCACCGAGAACGGCATAGAGGTATATGATACATCCACTGGCAAGAGCATATCCAGCCTCACGTTCGAACGCACAAGGGGTGTCCACTCAGTTGCCATATCTCCCGATGGCACCCATGTCGCTTTTGCCAAATATCGTGCTGCCTACATATGGAATGTCGGGAATCAAGAGATGACTGCCAATTTGTTCCCCAACCTTACTTCATCCATTAAATGCATCGCATTCTCCACGGATGGATATCACATTGCCTGTGGCACACGTAATGGCGAGGTACACATCCACGCCTTGCATGACGGTACTACCAGTCTTAGTCCACTCAAAGGGCATACCAAAGAGGTCAGGTTGATCGCATTCTCCCCAGACGGTTTGCATCTTGCATCTGCCTCAGGGGACCACACTGTGCGAGTGTGGAATGTATGA
- a CDS encoding Retrotransposable element Tf2 protein, whose product MTLPPHRHYNIGIELTEEGPLNSPLYSMTDAESATLKDWLRDELKAGKIRPSKSSISSPVMFVPKKDGSCRLVVDYCCLNNRTKKNVYPLPCPDNLMAQLRGAKIFTKLDLQWGYNNVQVKEGDKWKTAFHTKYGLYKSLVMTFGLTNALAAFQHFMNKLFKDLLDVCVIIYLNDILIYSKDDASHTQHVHEVLRCLIENQLFCKASKCTFHVTSVEYLGIIVLDKGFSLDKLKIQAVQEWPTPSKVKEVQSFLGFANFLCCFVANFSHIARPLHNLVKKDVPWKWDTKEQESFQGLKDAITNAPVLCHADPSKPYFLETNASGAALGSILSQQQEDSRLHPLGFLSESFKGAKQNYNTHDKELLAIIRSFKYWRIFLEGTIHPITVFTDHRNLEYWKESCTFNCCCARWHLLLAGYNFQIVYQPGKQSGKPDALSQRPDHANVPPANQTMLPNPVFANIALVLPEQELQQRIESSLDQDESLEEILQFLQNESKAPLSIKRAFKDYQMEAGLLFYQGRIVVPDVGTLRMDLLQIFHNSPLAGHPGRQQTLELVSCNYYWPGICAEMYWHVDSCETCQRIRKPVLDVCKDVEEEGACGRVYLSRMGDGGLCKYNAEAA is encoded by the exons atgacacttccccctcataggcattacaatattgggattgaacttaCAGAAGAGGGCCCCCTCAACTCCCCCCTCTATAGTATGACAGACGCTgagtccgccacactcaaggactggctcagggatgagttgaagGCAGGAAAGATCCGGCCCAGCAAATCCTCAATtagttcccctgtcatgtttgtcccaaaaaaggatggttcctgcCGTTTAGTAGTTGACTATTGTTGCCTGAATaaccggacaaagaagaatgtCTACCCGTTACCTTGCccagacaacctcatggcccagctccgtggagccaagatctttactaAGCTGGACCTACaatggggatacaacaatgtccaagtaaaggaaggtgacaaatggaagacggctttcCACACAAAATACGGGTtatacaagtccctggttatgacctttggcctgactAATGCACTGGCggctttccaacacttcatgaacaaattaTTCAAAGATTTActagatgtatgcgtcatcatctatctcaatgacatcctaatctactcaaaggatgacgcatcacaTACCCAacatgttcatgaagtcctaCGTTGTTTAATAGAAAAccagctgttctgcaaagCATCAAAGTGCACATTCCACGTTACATCTGTAGAATACCTAGGAATCATTGTGTTGGATAAAGGTTTCAGcctggacaagctcaagatccaggcagtccaagaatggcctacGCCCTcaaaagtcaaggaagtgcaatctttccttggctttgccaacttcctttgttgctttgttgccaacttcagccacatagCTAGGCCCTTACACAATTTGGTTAAGAAGGACGTaccctggaaatgggatacaaAGGAGCAGGAATCATTCCAAGGTTTGAAGGACgctatcaccaatgccccagtTCTCTGCCATGCAGACCCCTCAAAACCTTATTTCCTAGAAACCAACGCTTCCGGTGCAGCCCTGGGTTCCATACTAagtcaacaacaggaagacagCCGCCTACACCCTCTGGGTTTCCtatcagaatcattcaagggagccaaacaaaattacaacacccatgataaggaactattggcaatcatcagGTCTTTCaagtactggcgcatcttcctggaagggacaatccacccaatcacggtcttcacagatcaccgcaacttggaatattggaaggagtcttGTACATTCAACTGTTGCTGCGCCAGATGGCATCTATTACTAGCCGGGTAtaatttccaaattgtgtacCAACCTGGCAAACAGTCCGGCAAGCCAGATGCACTCTCACAACGCCCGGACCATGCCAATGTCCCACCTGCCAATCAAACCATGTTGCCTAAtcctgtctttgccaacattgCATTAGTCCTGCCGGAACAGGAATTACAGCAGCGCATTGAGTCAAGTCTAGACCAGGATGAGTCATTGGAAGagatcctccaattcctacaAAATGAGTCCAAGGCCCCCCtgtccatcaaacgcgcttTCAAAGATTACCAGATGGAGGCGGGCTTAttgttctaccaaggacgcatTGTGGTCCCTGATGTGGGAACCCTGAGGATGGACTTACTACAAAtattccacaacagccctcTGGCGGGACACCCAGGCAGACAACAAACCCTGGAATTGGTCTCCTGtaactactattggccaggcaTTTGTGCAGAAAtgtattggcatgtggattcctgtgaaacctgccaacggatcaggaaacctgtcctagacgtctgtaaggacgtcgaggaggaaggcgcttgcggccgagtgtatctaa GCCGTATGGGCGATGGCGgactatgtaagtacaatgcagaggccgcttaa